The Bacteroidota bacterium genomic interval ATTATTAAATCCGATTTGGAGAACTTACATCTTAGTAATTCATCGATTCTTTTCTTGTTCAGCTCTTTATTTTCCCAGACAGGATTATATTGAAATAGAGATATTTTCATTAAAGTCTTTGCGTATAAATTAAGGTGAGCATCTGAGTAATAGTTTAGCGGAAAGGGAGAGATTCGAACTCTCGGTACCCTTTCAGGTACACACGCTTTCCAGGCGTGCCAATTAAGCCACTCTTGCACCTTTCCGTAAATCTGGTAGATGACGGTCAAGCCAAGTACGACCGACACCACTTTTTAAAAATCTTTCTCTTCTATATGCTTCGCTTCTGGTTGAATACTGTTCTGTGTAAACCAGAATCCAAGGCATACCACCTTTTGTAAATCTGTTCCTACCTGCGTTGTGTTCGTTTAATCTTTGCTCAACATTATCAGTAGAACCAATATATCTTTTTTTTATCTTACTACTCCAAAGCACATAGATGGAAAACATAAATCACCTATATCTAAGTTTTTTACTTTGGAACGTGCCAATTTGCGCCAAAGGCGCATCAGCCTTTGGCTGAAAGCCACTCTTGCACCTTTCCGTAAATCTGGTAGATGACGGTCAAGCCAAGTACGACCGACACCACTTTTTAAAAATCTTTCTCTTCTATATGCTTCGCTTCTGGTTGAATACTGTTCTGTGTAAACCAGAATCCAAGGCATACCACCTTTTGTAAATCTGTTCCTACCTGCGTTGTGTTCGCTTAATCTTTGCACAACATTATCAGTAGAACCAATATATCTTTTTTTTATCTTACTACTCCAAAGCACATAGATGGAAAACATAAATCACCTATATCTAAATTTTTTACTTTGAAACGTGCCAATTTGCGCCAAAGGCGCATCAGCCTTTGGCTGAAAGCCACTCTTGCACCTTTCCGAATTTTATACTTTTGAATATATCTCGATAATACATCATATCCAAAACCATATAATTGTGATTTAAATACTACACATTTATCTTGTGCTATCTAATCCGTATTCGTAACCTTTATCAAATGCTTTCAAGTTTAATTCTTCAGTTCCTTTGGGGACTGAAGCAATAACTGCTTTACGCATTGCTTCGGGATCAATCAATTTTGTAACTGCTGTCATGAATCCCATCATTA includes:
- a CDS encoding GIY-YIG nuclease family protein, whose translation is MFSIYVLWSSKIKKRYIGSTDNVEQRLNEHNAGRNRFTKGGMPWILVYTEQYSTRSEAYRRERFLKSGVGRTWLDRHLPDLRKGARVA
- a CDS encoding GIY-YIG nuclease family protein; translation: MFSIYVLWSSKIKKRYIGSTDNVVQRLSEHNAGRNRFTKGGMPWILVYTEQYSTRSEAYRRERFLKSGVGRTWLDRHLPDLRKGARVAFSQRLMRLWRKLARSKVKNLDIGDLCFPSMCFGVVR